A genome region from Oenanthe melanoleuca isolate GR-GAL-2019-014 chromosome 2, OMel1.0, whole genome shotgun sequence includes the following:
- the NEDD9 gene encoding enhancer of filamentation 1 isoform X1: MKYKNLMARALYDNVPECAEELAFRKGDILTVIEQNTEGLEGWWLCSLHGRQGIVPGNRVKLLVGAAAAQDGRSGPAPAAQPLSRPPAGLPGPRDPVYQVPPSHRSQAIYQIPTGHDIYQVPPSVQRCIDGPAVANKVITPVRSGQGYVYEFPSKHQKDAYDIPPARPLQGIYDIPPTSVKGPALPVPMGEAKALGVYDIPPAKGVYAAPPSACQDDTAPRENLQDFSSTVAHSVRPEGVYDIPPPITKATGKEHNRFSPESLLLPGGMPQTQGVYDIPTNHQNHFLGQQIAPEKDVYDTPRGIAFPGQQTGLSEGPITEGREGVYDVPPAVLQDNKGLQDVTDGMNRLSFSSTGSTRSNMSTSSTTSKDSSHSASTAQDKRLILDPDTAIERLYRLQQMVEAAVHHLTAFITPDWRSYGYMEKHINEIHAAVDKVEQSLLEYLQFAKGSAANASCLPDFSLLNKMRREVQRLEDSHQILTQTSHDLNSCSWSLNVLAVNRVQSKCDDLDRFVMVARTVPDDAKQLTTTISVNAELLFRQALGSSRAKNAPENVMGAPDCVYDSPQMQQHAEKAQSHCSALPPLLSKGQHPYSASSESSEKSWMDDYDYVHLQGKEEFERQQKELLEKENIIKQSKMELEHHQIHQFQRLEQEITRPVENDISKWKPPQALQTSHDSRLLLFYSDQCETHFSSLLSAIDAFFSCVSSSQPPRIFVAHSKFIILSAHKLVFIGDTLARQMTTQDMCNRVVNSSNQLCELLKGVVLATKAAALSYPNTASLQKMVDRVTELSHHAQLFKLSLAQMASL; the protein is encoded by the exons ATGAAGTACAAG AACCTGATGGCGAGGGCCCTGTACGACAACGTCCCCGAGTGCGCGGAGGAGCTGGCCTTCCGCAAGGGCGACATCCTGACGGTGATAGAGCAGAACACCGAGGGGCTGGAGGGCTggtggctctgctccctgcacgGCCGCCAGGGCATCGTCCCCGGCAACCGCGTCAAGCTGCTGGtcggcgcggcggcggcgcagGACGGCCGCTCCGGGCCCGCGCCGGCCGCTCAGCCCCTCAGCCGCCCCCCGGCCGGCCTGCCCGGCCCGCGGGACCCCGTCTACCAAGTGCCGCCTTCCCACCGCAGCCAGGCCATTTACCAGATCCCCACTGGCCACGACATTTACCAGGTGCCACCCTCCGTGCAGAGGTGTATTGACGGTCCTGCTGTGGCTAACAAG GTAATAACACCAGTCAGGTCAGGACAAGGTTATGTTTATGAATTCCCCTCCAAACACCAGAAGGATGCCTACGATATCCCCCCCGCTCGCCCTCTCCAAGGG ATATATGACATTCCCCCCACATCGGTTAAGGGGCCTGCACTTCCAGTTCCCATGGGAGAAGCAAAAGCTTTAGGAGTGTATGACATACCACCTGCCAAAGGG GTCTATGCTGCACCTCCATCTGCATGCCAAGATGATACAGCCCCGAGGGAAAACTTGCAGGACTTTTCATCTACAGTGGCCCACAGTGTAAGACCAGAAGGGGTATATGATATTCCTCCTCCCATCACCAAAGCAACTGGAAAAGAACATAATAGATTTTCTCCTGAGAGCCTATTATTGCCAGGTGGAATGCCACAGACACAGGGTGTTTATGACATCCCTACAAACCATCAAAACCATTTTCTTGGGCAGCAAATTGCACCGGAAAAGGATGTTTATGATACCCCGAGGGGAATTGCATTCCCAGGACAACAGACAGGACTCAGTGAAGGTCCCATcacagaaggaagagaaggtgTCTACGATGTGCCACCAGCAGTCCTCCAAGACAATAAAGGCTTACAGGATGTGACTGATGGGATGAATAGGCTGTCtttctccagcacaggaagCACGAGGAGCAACATGTCCACATCATCAACGACATCAAAAGACTCTTCTCATTCAGCATCAACTGCACAGGACAAAAGACTAATCCTTGATCCAGACACGGCCATAGAGAGGCTTTATCGCCTCCAGCAGATGGTGGAGGCGGCTGTCCATCACCTCACAGCCTTCATTACACCAGACTGGAGGTCCTATGGGTATATGGAGAAGCACATCAATGAAATTCACGCTGCTGTGGATAAGGTGGAGCAGTCGCTGCTGGAGTACCTCCAGTTTGCCAAGGGATCCGCAGCCAAtgcctcctgcctgcctgaCTTCAGCCTCCTCAACAAAATGAGGAGGGAGGTGCAGAGGCTGGAGGACTCTCACCAGATCCTTACCCAAACCAGTCATGACTTGAACAGCTGCAGCTGGTCTTTGAACGTGCTGGCTGTCAACAGAGTGCAGAGCAAGTGCGATGACCTGGACCGGTTCGTGATGGTGGCCAGGACGGTCCCGGACGACGCCAAGCAGCTCACCACCACCATCAGTGTCAACGCAGAGCTGCTCTTCAGACAGGCCCTGGGCAGCTCCCGTGCCAAAAACGCACCAGAGAACGTGATGGGCGCTCCTGACTGTGTGTATGACAGCCCTCAGATGCAGCAACACGCAGAAAAGgcacagagccactgcagcGCCCTTCCCCCGCTCCTGAGCAAAGGCCAGCACCCTTACAGTGCCTCCAGTGAGAGCTCAGAAAAGAGCTGGATGGATGACTACGATTATGTTCACCTGCAG GGGAAAGAAGAGTTTGAAAGGCAACAGAAGGAGcttctggagaaagaaaatatcatcaagcagagcaaaatgGAGCTAGAGCACCATCAG atCCATCAGTTCCAGCGTCTGGAGCAGGAGATCACGAGGCCAGTAGAGAACGACATCTCCAAATGGAAACCTCCCCAAGCCCTGCAGACCTCCCACGACAGCCGCCTGCTTCTGTTCTACTCGGACCAGTGCGAGACTCACTTCAGCTCGCTGCTCAGCGCCATCGACGCCTTCTTCAGCTGCGTCAGCTCCTCCCAGCCGCCGCGCATCTTCGTGGCGCACAGCAAGTTCATCATCCTGAGCGCCCACAAGCTCGTCTTCATCGGCGACACGCTCGCCAGGCAAATGACCACTCAGGACATGTGCAACAGGGTGGTGAACTCCAGCAACCAGCTGTGCGAGCTGCTCAAGGGCGTCGTTCTGGCCACCAAGGCGGCTGCCTTGAGTTACCCCaacacagcatccctgcagaagATGGTGGACCGGGTAACAGAGCTCTCTCACCACGCACAGTTGTTCAAACTCTCGCTGGCCCAAATGGCCTCCTTATGA
- the NEDD9 gene encoding enhancer of filamentation 1 isoform X2, translating into MKYKVITPVRSGQGYVYEFPSKHQKDAYDIPPARPLQGIYDIPPTSVKGPALPVPMGEAKALGVYDIPPAKGVYAAPPSACQDDTAPRENLQDFSSTVAHSVRPEGVYDIPPPITKATGKEHNRFSPESLLLPGGMPQTQGVYDIPTNHQNHFLGQQIAPEKDVYDTPRGIAFPGQQTGLSEGPITEGREGVYDVPPAVLQDNKGLQDVTDGMNRLSFSSTGSTRSNMSTSSTTSKDSSHSASTAQDKRLILDPDTAIERLYRLQQMVEAAVHHLTAFITPDWRSYGYMEKHINEIHAAVDKVEQSLLEYLQFAKGSAANASCLPDFSLLNKMRREVQRLEDSHQILTQTSHDLNSCSWSLNVLAVNRVQSKCDDLDRFVMVARTVPDDAKQLTTTISVNAELLFRQALGSSRAKNAPENVMGAPDCVYDSPQMQQHAEKAQSHCSALPPLLSKGQHPYSASSESSEKSWMDDYDYVHLQGKEEFERQQKELLEKENIIKQSKMELEHHQIHQFQRLEQEITRPVENDISKWKPPQALQTSHDSRLLLFYSDQCETHFSSLLSAIDAFFSCVSSSQPPRIFVAHSKFIILSAHKLVFIGDTLARQMTTQDMCNRVVNSSNQLCELLKGVVLATKAAALSYPNTASLQKMVDRVTELSHHAQLFKLSLAQMASL; encoded by the exons ATGAAGTACAAG GTAATAACACCAGTCAGGTCAGGACAAGGTTATGTTTATGAATTCCCCTCCAAACACCAGAAGGATGCCTACGATATCCCCCCCGCTCGCCCTCTCCAAGGG ATATATGACATTCCCCCCACATCGGTTAAGGGGCCTGCACTTCCAGTTCCCATGGGAGAAGCAAAAGCTTTAGGAGTGTATGACATACCACCTGCCAAAGGG GTCTATGCTGCACCTCCATCTGCATGCCAAGATGATACAGCCCCGAGGGAAAACTTGCAGGACTTTTCATCTACAGTGGCCCACAGTGTAAGACCAGAAGGGGTATATGATATTCCTCCTCCCATCACCAAAGCAACTGGAAAAGAACATAATAGATTTTCTCCTGAGAGCCTATTATTGCCAGGTGGAATGCCACAGACACAGGGTGTTTATGACATCCCTACAAACCATCAAAACCATTTTCTTGGGCAGCAAATTGCACCGGAAAAGGATGTTTATGATACCCCGAGGGGAATTGCATTCCCAGGACAACAGACAGGACTCAGTGAAGGTCCCATcacagaaggaagagaaggtgTCTACGATGTGCCACCAGCAGTCCTCCAAGACAATAAAGGCTTACAGGATGTGACTGATGGGATGAATAGGCTGTCtttctccagcacaggaagCACGAGGAGCAACATGTCCACATCATCAACGACATCAAAAGACTCTTCTCATTCAGCATCAACTGCACAGGACAAAAGACTAATCCTTGATCCAGACACGGCCATAGAGAGGCTTTATCGCCTCCAGCAGATGGTGGAGGCGGCTGTCCATCACCTCACAGCCTTCATTACACCAGACTGGAGGTCCTATGGGTATATGGAGAAGCACATCAATGAAATTCACGCTGCTGTGGATAAGGTGGAGCAGTCGCTGCTGGAGTACCTCCAGTTTGCCAAGGGATCCGCAGCCAAtgcctcctgcctgcctgaCTTCAGCCTCCTCAACAAAATGAGGAGGGAGGTGCAGAGGCTGGAGGACTCTCACCAGATCCTTACCCAAACCAGTCATGACTTGAACAGCTGCAGCTGGTCTTTGAACGTGCTGGCTGTCAACAGAGTGCAGAGCAAGTGCGATGACCTGGACCGGTTCGTGATGGTGGCCAGGACGGTCCCGGACGACGCCAAGCAGCTCACCACCACCATCAGTGTCAACGCAGAGCTGCTCTTCAGACAGGCCCTGGGCAGCTCCCGTGCCAAAAACGCACCAGAGAACGTGATGGGCGCTCCTGACTGTGTGTATGACAGCCCTCAGATGCAGCAACACGCAGAAAAGgcacagagccactgcagcGCCCTTCCCCCGCTCCTGAGCAAAGGCCAGCACCCTTACAGTGCCTCCAGTGAGAGCTCAGAAAAGAGCTGGATGGATGACTACGATTATGTTCACCTGCAG GGGAAAGAAGAGTTTGAAAGGCAACAGAAGGAGcttctggagaaagaaaatatcatcaagcagagcaaaatgGAGCTAGAGCACCATCAG atCCATCAGTTCCAGCGTCTGGAGCAGGAGATCACGAGGCCAGTAGAGAACGACATCTCCAAATGGAAACCTCCCCAAGCCCTGCAGACCTCCCACGACAGCCGCCTGCTTCTGTTCTACTCGGACCAGTGCGAGACTCACTTCAGCTCGCTGCTCAGCGCCATCGACGCCTTCTTCAGCTGCGTCAGCTCCTCCCAGCCGCCGCGCATCTTCGTGGCGCACAGCAAGTTCATCATCCTGAGCGCCCACAAGCTCGTCTTCATCGGCGACACGCTCGCCAGGCAAATGACCACTCAGGACATGTGCAACAGGGTGGTGAACTCCAGCAACCAGCTGTGCGAGCTGCTCAAGGGCGTCGTTCTGGCCACCAAGGCGGCTGCCTTGAGTTACCCCaacacagcatccctgcagaagATGGTGGACCGGGTAACAGAGCTCTCTCACCACGCACAGTTGTTCAAACTCTCGCTGGCCCAAATGGCCTCCTTATGA